One Oryza glaberrima chromosome 11, OglaRS2, whole genome shotgun sequence genomic region harbors:
- the LOC127755517 gene encoding probable calcium-binding protein CML36: MMKLAHLFGSSSSSSSSSSKKENKVSSKKRRSGAKSCSFGSTTSSSSSSLAASSSDDSAATTPRSVLPASSSGTKKPAAVAVTREDLEVALRRIVSSKEELAAMLAEAECAGELVLEEIAAAAADEGELKETFAVFDADGDGRISAEELRAVLASLGDELCSVDDCRRMIGGVDTDGDGFVCFDEFARMMMYGCA, translated from the coding sequence ATGATGAAGCTTGCACATTTGTTcggctcttcttcttcttcgtcttcgtcttcctccaaGAAGGAGAACAAGGTGAGCagcaagaagaggaggagcggcgccaAGAGCTGCTCCTTCGGCTCCACcacgtcttcgtcgtcgtcgtcgttggcggcgtCATCATCCGATGattccgccgccaccacgccgaGATCCGTGTTgccggcgtcctcctccggcaccaagaagccggcggcggtggccgtgacGCGGGAGGACCTGGAGGTGGCCCTGCGGAGGATCGTGTCGAGCAAGGAGGAGCTGGCCGCGATGCTCGCCGAGGCGGAGTGCGCCGGGGAGCTCGTGCTGGAGGAgatcgcggccgcggcggcggacgagggcgAGCTGAAGGAGACGTTCGCGGTGTTCGACGCCGACGGGGACGGGAGGATCTCCGCCGAGGAGCTCCGCGCAGTGCTCGCGTCGCTCGGCGACGAGCTCTGCTCCGTCGACGACTGCCGCCGCATGATCGGCGGCGTGGACACCGACGGCGACGGGTTCGTCTGCTTCGACGAGTTCGCCCGCATGATGATGTATGGCTGCGCGTGA